The sequence TCTCTCTTGCGATGATTCTTGCGAGTGTGGTTTTGCCGGTGCCGGGAGGACCCCAGAAGATGGCTGATGTAAGCTCACCTTTCTCCAGGACAATCCTGAGAAGCTTCTCTTCCCCAAGGATATGCTCCTGGCCTACAAACTCATCAAGGCTTCTCGGCCTCATCCTGTCGGCCAGCGGAGCCCTCAGGAGCAGCTCTTCATCAGATTCATCAAACAGGTTGAAGCCTTCCTTCTCCGTCTCCACTCGTGTCAGCCTTTCACCAAAGCCCGTGCTTTCGAAGCGAGAATCTTCCCGCACTCCCCACATCCCACCAGCGTTGCCGGACTCTCCTCTCTGTCAGGGATGCGAGGCCGACCGATTCTATCCGGGAATGACCTTCACCATCACCCTTCTTCGCCTCGGGCCGTCAAACTCGCAGAAGAATATTGACTGCCATGTGCCAAGTTTCAGATCTCCGTTTTCCACAAAAACAGTCTCAGATGCCCCGACAAGAGTCGATTTTATGTGAGCCGCCGAATTTCCCTCCGCGTGGGAGTAGCCGTGCTCAAAAGGGACGATTGCATTGAGCTCCCTCAGCAGGTCCT is a genomic window of Candidatus Eisenbacteria bacterium containing:
- a CDS encoding secondary thiamine-phosphate synthase enzyme YjbQ, with amino-acid sequence MIQEIAVSTCARVEVVDISSDVRSVVRKSGVKDGICCMCVPHTTAGITVNEGADPSVTKDLLRELNAIVPFEHGYSHAEGNSAAHIKSTLVGASETVFVENGDLKLGTWQSIFFCEFDGPRRRRVMVKVIPG